One window of Rhodothermales bacterium genomic DNA carries:
- a CDS encoding acyl carrier protein, with protein MSNDIASKVSAIIVEKLGVDEADITPEASFTNDLGADSLDTVELIMEFEKEFDLTIPDEEAENIGTVGDAVTYLSEKVGS; from the coding sequence ATGTCAAACGATATCGCCTCAAAGGTCAGTGCCATCATCGTTGAAAAACTCGGCGTCGACGAGGCTGACATCACGCCTGAGGCATCGTTCACGAATGATCTCGGCGCAGACTCACTTGACACGGTCGAGCTCATTATGGAGTTCGAGAAGGAGTTCGACCTGACGATTCCAGACGAGGAAGCTGAGAATATTGGAACGGTCGGTGACGCCGTTACCTACCTGAGCGAGAAGGTTGGCAGCTGA